In Janthinobacterium sp. B9-8, the genomic stretch ACTCTGGCAAAACCAGCGAAATTGGCAAAACCCTCGGCGATGATTTAGCTGAAGGTAAAGCCACCTTGCCGCTGATTCATGTGATGAGCCACGGCACGGCAGAGGCAGCAACGATTGTTCGCACCGCCTTGCAACACGCCAACCGTGATGAATTGCCAGCCGTACTCACAGCAGTACAAGCCAGCGGCTCTTTAGAATACGCGCGTGCTGTTGCTGCCCAAGAAGCTCAGCTGGCTAAAGATTGCCTGGCAGGATTGACGATGAATCCCTATCTGCAATCGCTGCTGTTGCTGGCCGACATATCAATTAACAGAAACAGTTGACAAGCGGTACAGCCTCAGTAATAATGCGCACCTCTTCGCAGCAATGCGAAAGAGATTCGGGGCGTAGCGCAGCCCGGTAGCGCATCTGCTTTGGGAGCAGAGGGTCGTGAGTTCGAATCCCACCGCCCCGACCAAATATTAAAACCCCAAGACTTCGGTCTTGGGGTTTTTTATTGCCTGTTATTTCAAGCGTTTTTCTAACGCCTTAGCACTCATCCTCATCCGCCCCTGCATTACCCACTTTGTTATTGGGGCTAATATTAATAGTCAGCCCACGACATTAAGTAGTAATCTCTAATGTATGTCACTTATGTAAACGTATTTTTAGAAATTGCATCTTTTCAAGTAAGCTACAACTTGCTTCAGAGTAAATTGTAATCCTATTATTCAATGACACCTTTTCCGCTTAGCCCGCCCTTCTGGATATCCTCATGCGTAGCAATTTGCCCATTACCGAGCACGAAATCAGCGTAGACCCACGCCGCCCCATTGTGAGTAAGACTGATTTAAAAGGCCAAATCAGCTATGCAAATTCCTCTTTCAGAGATATTGCAGGTTTTAGTAATGAAGAATTAATTGGTGAACCACACAATATTGTGCGCCACCCCTTTATGCCAAGCAGCGCTTATGCAGATATGTGGCAAACTTTAAAAAAAGACTTACCCTGGCGCGGCATTGTTAAAAACCGCTGCAAAAATGGCGATCATTACTGGGTAGAAGCTTTTGTAACTCCGCTATTAGAAAACGGTAAGAAAATTGGCTATATGTCGGTGCGTAATACACCAAGCCGAGAGCAAATTGCTGCCGCTGAAGCGCTCTATATCAAAGTCAATTCCGGACAAGCTCAGCTTACTGCCACCAAATGGCCGCAAAAACTCTCTTTAAGAAATAGAATCTGGCTCGTTATTGCAGGGATTACTATTCCAGCACTCGCCTCACCCTTTGCCCCTATGCTCTTAGCCCTATCTGCACTCGCAGCAGTTGGTGGTGGCTGGTATTTAACTCAATCTTTTACAGATCCGATTCGCCGGATTGAAAATGCCTTTTCTCAACTAAGCGAAGGAAATTTTCGATTTGATGTAGATGCTCTGGCCCCTAAGGAATTTAGCCATTTACTGGTTTCCTTAGAATCAATGCGTATCAATTTACGTGCTATTTTTGCTGATGTTGTACTCGCTGGCAGCCGGGTAGATGAAAGAGCCAAAGACGTTGCAAAAAGAGCAGAAGCGCTTATTAAGCGCAGTCAAGAGCAATCAAATGCAGTAGCCACCGTTGCTGCTGCACAAGAACAAATGAGCGTCAGCGTCGATGAAATTAGTCAGGCAACGCGTCTGAGTGTTAATCATGCCGCCCAAGCCAATGATTTGGCAACGAGAGGTGCGCAAGAAATGAATGCAGCCCAACAATCCACACAGGAAGTAGTCAATGTTGTTGATCAGGCTCGCATTACGCTCGGCCAGCTTTCAGATGCAGTGCGCGAAATTAGCGTAGTAACCCAAACCATTCGTGAAATTGCCGATCAAACTAATCTGCTCGCCCTCAATGCAGCAATTGAGGCAGCAAGAGCCGGTGAAACAGGAAGGGGATTTGCCGTTGTTGCCGATGAAGTTCGCAAATTAGCAGAACGAACCAGCGCCAGTACCGTCAGCATTGCCAGCACTATTCATAGCGTAGAAGCTCGTACCAAAGAAGCACTCTCTACCATGAGTGAAGCCGTCAATTCAGTTCATGCAGGCACAGCAAAAATTGATGCCTGCACGCTCACCTTAAGTGAGATCGCCACCAGCAGCCACGGTGTAGATCAATCAGCAAGGCAAGTAGCAGAAATGCTCAATAATCAATCTGCAGCGTCCTCAGAAGTCGCACAGACGATGGTGAAAATGAATACCCTAAATGAGCAAAATGTAGGGCATATCATCGAAGTAGGCCAAACCGCATCGCAGCTCACGCAAATTGCTGGCGAGCTGCATCAACTGGTGCAGCAGTTTGAAAAATCGCTGTAAATAGAACTACAAATAAAAATAGGGGCGCATTTAGCGCCCCTATTTTTATTAATATATAAAACCCGCTTTACCACCAATATTCAAGCTGCACGCCGTAAGTAGAGCCATTTAAATCGGCACCAAACGTACCTGTCTTAGACATCGCAGATCCGCTACTTGCCGCATTTTGAGCTGCTTCATTCCAGCGGGCATAGGTGTAAAACAGACGCAGCTCCGGGCGGCTCCAGAATGCTTTATCTAAGGTAAACGTTGGCGCAATGGTCAGCTTGCTTAGATTGCGCGTTTGCCCATCGAAAGCCTCAACGCGATCATGGCCCACCTCCCCCACTAATTTAAAATTCTGGCTAAAGGCATAAACCGGCCTTGCCCCAGCCGACCACCACGTTTGCCTGCCTGCATCACTTTGATCACGCTGATAAACCGCAGTCAGCTGGCCACCGAATTCCGGCGTAGCTTGCCAATCAAAGGACTCGATCAAACGCAGGCGCTTATTGCTTTGGTTTGCCAACAAGGATCCGGTATAGCCCAAGCCCGTACCGGGGCCAACACCATACTGAATGGCAAATTTATTGCTGCCACCCAGCCAGCCCTTCTGCTCATGCTGCGCGGTGAGCGACCAGCCGCTATTGGCCCCGCTCACCTGCCCTGCGTCCTGGATATAACTCAGGCCCAGCGCCACTTCACCGCCTTTATTTGTGGCAATGCCGCCAAGCTGAATGTCATGCTTATTGGCGTAATCCGCCTGATAAATATTGTCCTCACGCGAGAAGGCATAGCTAAGCTTTAAATCGCCCACTTTATAGTCCTCAATCCCCAGCCCTGTGCCGCTTGGATTCCAGTAATAAAAGTCGGTGATATGCACATCATGGCGCTTGTAATAGCGACGACCTGCCCACAGCGTTGCACCATTTAGCTCAGGGATATTGCTGTATTTGGCGTAAATCTGCGGCGCTCTGGCGCTACCATCATCGGGCTGAAAAGTGGGCGATCTATCGTTGCGGTTATAGAGGCTGCCCATTCCCACTACGGTAAAGGTGCTGCCCTGCTCGCTTTTATAAAAGTCATGGCTCATTTCCAGCTCGCCGTATAACTCGCACTCATTACCAAGGCGATATTTGGTCTCGGCACCCGCCAGCTGAAAACAGCTTTGCGCACCACCAGATCCTGTTGAAGCCCCCGAGCCAATCCGGCCATAGCCATGAAACTCGAATGCCATTGCGGGCAGGCTTATCAACAAACTACTCAACAGCATGGCTTTCATCGATGAGTTATACATCGCTCTACTCCTTTTATGTTTTTACAAGCAAAAGCGTCCCCACCCGCAGCGCATAGCAGCGACGGGGACAAAACTGCCTGACGGCAGAAATCAGGGGATGAAGCTTATTAAGAAGGGCTAAATCGAATCAGCAGCGATTCATACGGGCGTAATTTAAAGTGCTTGAAATCGTTAGTGCTGTGCTCGTAATTGGCCAGCAGCACTTCAGCAGCCCAATCCGCTGGAATAGTCAGCGGAGGGAGGGAGAAATCTGCCTCGCTAGCGCTAAAGTTGCTCACGATCAGCAAGATTTCATCCGGCAAGCTGCGGGTATAGGCCCATACCGCAGCATCTTGCTCGCTCAGGCATTGGTATTCGCCGTATTTAAGCGCTGCCGATGTTTTGCGTAGTGCGATCAGTTGGCGGTAGTGATGCAGCACCGAGTTTTGATCGGCCATCGCCGCAGCCACATTTACTTTTTCTGGCTGGCTGGCGATGCCTATCCACGGCTCAGCGCTGGAGAAACCTGCGTTTAGGCCATCATTCCACTGCATTGGGGTGCGGGAATTATCACGGGATTTTTGCTTAATTGCAGCCATGATACCGGCCTCGGGTACGCCCGCTGCGCTCAGGTTTTGGTAAGCATTCAGCGTTTCCACATCACGGTAATCGCTGATCTGGGAGAAGGCCGGATTAGCCATGCCGATTTCCTCGCCCTGATAAATATAGGGCGTGCCCTGCAGGCCGTGCAGCGTGGTAGCCAGCATCTTGGCCGATTCCAGCCGATACTCGCCATCGTCGCCAAAGCGTGAAACCACGCGCGGTTGATCGTGGTTGCACCAAAAAATAGCGTTCCAGCCACCGCCCTCATTCATACCGCTTTGCCAATCCGACAAGATGCGTTTTAGCTCGATAAAGTCGTAAGGCGCAGCCACCCATTTCTCGCCATTCGGGTAATCCACTTTCAGATGGTGAAAATTAAACGTCATAGATAATTCATGGCGATCTGGCCGCGAGTATTGAATACAGTGAGGTAAGGTAGTCGATGACATTTCACCTACCGTTAGCAAATCACGCCCGGCAAATACGGCGCGATGCATTTCTTGCAGATATTCATGCACGCGCGGGCCATCGGTATAAAAACGGCGGCCATCGCTCTCGTCGTCGCTAAAATCTTGCTGTTTGGAGATCAGATTAATCACATCAAGGCGAAAACCTGCCACGCCCTTATCAGCCCAAAACTGCATCATTTCAAACACGGCTTGGCGCAGCTTTGGGTTTTCCCAATTTAAATCCGCTTGGCTTTCATCAAATAAATGCAGGTAATACTGGCCGCTGGCCGGATCAAGCGCCCATGCTGGGCCGCCAAATTTGGATTGCCAGTTATTGGGCTGATCGCGCCAGATATAAAAATCACGGTAAGGGTTATCACGCCCCTTTAAAGCCTCCTGAAACCAGGCATGCTGCACCGAGCTATGGTTCACCACGATATCCAGCATGATTCGTAAGCCCCGCGCCTTGGCCTCGCTCAGCAACAAATCAAAATCGGCCATGCTGCCGTAAGCCGGATCAATCGCGTAATAATCGCTGACATCGTAGCCATTGTCTTTTTGCGGTGAGGCGTAAATCGGCGTCAGCCACAGATAATCTACGCCCAGCCATTGCAAATAATCCAATCTGTCTACTATGCCCAGAATATCGCCCGTCGCCTTGCCCTGATGGCTGCTAAAACTTTTAGGATAAATTTGATAAACCACTGATGATTGCCAGTCTTGTTGCATCTTAAAACTCCCTGCTTTACTACGAATGCTTGTTTGGTGAAATGAGCTGGCAGCTTCCAAATACGATGGAAGCTTGTCGGGAATGCTACAAATCAGTGAGCTTCCCCCAAACACGTGCCAGCCAAATTCAAAAGACTCTTTTTAGTGCCTTCGGCACATTGATTTTGGTGCGGCATCCCCGCGGGGACTCACTTTCTTGAACGGCCAAGAAAGTAAGCAAAACCGCAACCTCAAAAGCACGAAGGCCCCTCACTGCGGATAATCGGCTCGGCGAAAAAGGCTGCTCGGGAGCAAGCCCGCTACCCCTTTTCCGAAACCCCGATCCGCTTATTCCTCGCTTCGGCGTGCTTCAAGGGGATTTTTAAGCCCTATGCAAAGTGCGTGGTCATTAATTAACAGACTCGCCATCACCAAAATCCACCCACGATTTAAACCGACTGCCCCGCCAATACCGCTTCGCCTTTCCACGATGCGCGTTTGGCAAACAGCCATGTCAGCGTAAATGGCACAATGACGGCGACTAAGGTGCCGAGTAAGAACACCGGAATATGCACCGGCACAATCGAGATAAACGCGGGTAAGCCACCCACGCCAATCGCGGAAGCTAAAACGTGGTTGAGGGTAATCAAGACCGAAGCGCAGGCAGAGCCTATCAACGCGGCGTAGAAAGGATATTTAAAGCGCAGATTTACCCCAAACATGGCGGGCTCGGTAATGCCGGAGAATGCCGAGATTGCCGAGGTAGACGCCATGCTTTTTTCGGTGGCACTTTTTGCAATGCAAAACATCGCCAAAGCCGCACTGCCTTGCGCAATATTGGATAGCGCAATAATTGGCCAGATAAAAGTGCCGCCGTGGCTGGTAATCAGCTGCAAATCCACCGCAATAAACATATGGTGCATACCGGTAATCACCAGCGGCGCATACAGCGCACCAAAAATCGCCGCGCCCAGCACTGGAGCCACTTCAAAAACATGCACCAAGCCTTGGGTAATCAACACGCCGAGGCCACGTGCCACCGGCCCAATCACCGCGAGAGCCAGCACGCCGCTAACTACGATGGTGGTGATCG encodes the following:
- a CDS encoding methyl-accepting chemotaxis protein, translating into MRSNLPITEHEISVDPRRPIVSKTDLKGQISYANSSFRDIAGFSNEELIGEPHNIVRHPFMPSSAYADMWQTLKKDLPWRGIVKNRCKNGDHYWVEAFVTPLLENGKKIGYMSVRNTPSREQIAAAEALYIKVNSGQAQLTATKWPQKLSLRNRIWLVIAGITIPALASPFAPMLLALSALAAVGGGWYLTQSFTDPIRRIENAFSQLSEGNFRFDVDALAPKEFSHLLVSLESMRINLRAIFADVVLAGSRVDERAKDVAKRAEALIKRSQEQSNAVATVAAAQEQMSVSVDEISQATRLSVNHAAQANDLATRGAQEMNAAQQSTQEVVNVVDQARITLGQLSDAVREISVVTQTIREIADQTNLLALNAAIEAARAGETGRGFAVVADEVRKLAERTSASTVSIASTIHSVEARTKEALSTMSEAVNSVHAGTAKIDACTLTLSEIATSSHGVDQSARQVAEMLNNQSAASSEVAQTMVKMNTLNEQNVGHIIEVGQTASQLTQIAGELHQLVQQFEKSL
- a CDS encoding maltoporin; this translates as MYNSSMKAMLLSSLLISLPAMAFEFHGYGRIGSGASTGSGGAQSCFQLAGAETKYRLGNECELYGELEMSHDFYKSEQGSTFTVVGMGSLYNRNDRSPTFQPDDGSARAPQIYAKYSNIPELNGATLWAGRRYYKRHDVHITDFYYWNPSGTGLGIEDYKVGDLKLSYAFSREDNIYQADYANKHDIQLGGIATNKGGEVALGLSYIQDAGQVSGANSGWSLTAQHEQKGWLGGSNKFAIQYGVGPGTGLGYTGSLLANQSNKRLRLIESFDWQATPEFGGQLTAVYQRDQSDAGRQTWWSAGARPVYAFSQNFKLVGEVGHDRVEAFDGQTRNLSKLTIAPTFTLDKAFWSRPELRLFYTYARWNEAAQNAASSGSAMSKTGTFGADLNGSTYGVQLEYWW
- the treC gene encoding alpha,alpha-phosphotrehalase, translated to MQQDWQSSVVYQIYPKSFSSHQGKATGDILGIVDRLDYLQWLGVDYLWLTPIYASPQKDNGYDVSDYYAIDPAYGSMADFDLLLSEAKARGLRIMLDIVVNHSSVQHAWFQEALKGRDNPYRDFYIWRDQPNNWQSKFGGPAWALDPASGQYYLHLFDESQADLNWENPKLRQAVFEMMQFWADKGVAGFRLDVINLISKQQDFSDDESDGRRFYTDGPRVHEYLQEMHRAVFAGRDLLTVGEMSSTTLPHCIQYSRPDRHELSMTFNFHHLKVDYPNGEKWVAAPYDFIELKRILSDWQSGMNEGGGWNAIFWCNHDQPRVVSRFGDDGEYRLESAKMLATTLHGLQGTPYIYQGEEIGMANPAFSQISDYRDVETLNAYQNLSAAGVPEAGIMAAIKQKSRDNSRTPMQWNDGLNAGFSSAEPWIGIASQPEKVNVAAAMADQNSVLHHYRQLIALRKTSAALKYGEYQCLSEQDAAVWAYTRSLPDEILLIVSNFSASEADFSLPPLTIPADWAAEVLLANYEHSTNDFKHFKLRPYESLLIRFSPS